One Bradyrhizobium sp. ISRA464 genomic window carries:
- a CDS encoding MFS transporter, translating to MSGRAVSALAAVGPVAGAAMAVPLGPWIEFRRKRPVMIAMDVVRFAATLSVPIGFMFGWLSFAQLLVVSVIVAAADIAFRAASGACLKALVRPEDLVIANGRLEATTWTATAIGPPLGGAAIGLFGPVVTVVANAISYLVSAAAIRAIGGTEPVPARRDAPAFRAADLLAGWRYILAHPVLRSLFFNTVLVNGLIMATAPLLAVLMLRDLGFAPWQYGLAFGAPCVGGLIGARVAPALVARFGQHNVLLTAGTLRACWSVGLAFMPNGAPGIVVVFLLQFGLVTCAGIFNPVLAAHRLGQIEIERTARILSAWSITSSANIAVLTALWGALAGFAGARAAIAISGLLLLLTPLLLPRRAFAASHAGEAVQATDAWSVSHRGRR from the coding sequence ATGTCGGGCCGGGCGGTCTCGGCGCTGGCCGCGGTTGGGCCGGTGGCCGGCGCCGCGATGGCGGTGCCGCTCGGTCCGTGGATTGAATTCCGCCGCAAGCGGCCGGTGATGATCGCGATGGATGTCGTACGCTTTGCCGCGACGCTGAGCGTGCCCATCGGCTTTATGTTCGGCTGGCTCAGCTTCGCTCAGCTCCTCGTCGTGTCGGTTATCGTCGCCGCGGCGGACATCGCCTTCCGCGCGGCCAGCGGCGCCTGCCTGAAGGCGCTGGTCAGGCCCGAGGATCTGGTGATCGCGAACGGCCGGCTTGAAGCCACCACCTGGACGGCGACCGCGATCGGGCCGCCGCTCGGCGGCGCGGCGATCGGATTGTTCGGTCCGGTCGTGACCGTGGTCGCCAATGCGATCAGCTATCTCGTCTCCGCGGCCGCAATCCGTGCGATCGGCGGCACGGAGCCGGTGCCGGCGCGCCGCGACGCGCCGGCCTTTCGCGCGGCCGACCTGCTCGCGGGATGGCGTTACATCCTCGCTCACCCCGTGCTGCGTTCGCTTTTCTTCAACACCGTGCTGGTCAACGGCCTGATCATGGCGACAGCGCCGCTGCTCGCTGTGCTGATGCTGCGCGATCTCGGATTTGCGCCCTGGCAGTACGGGCTCGCATTCGGCGCGCCGTGCGTGGGCGGCCTGATCGGCGCGCGTGTCGCGCCTGCCCTGGTCGCGCGGTTCGGACAGCACAACGTTCTGCTCACCGCCGGCACGCTGCGCGCGTGCTGGTCGGTCGGCCTGGCCTTCATGCCGAACGGAGCGCCCGGCATCGTTGTCGTGTTTCTCCTCCAGTTCGGCCTCGTCACCTGCGCAGGGATTTTCAACCCCGTGCTGGCGGCGCATCGCCTCGGGCAGATCGAGATCGAGCGAACCGCGCGCATCCTGTCGGCCTGGTCGATCACCAGCAGCGCGAACATCGCGGTGCTGACCGCGCTGTGGGGCGCACTGGCCGGCTTCGCTGGCGCGCGTGCCGCGATCGCGATCAGCGGTCTGCTCCTGCTGCTCACGCCGCTTCTGCTGCCGCGGCGCGCGTTTGCTGCCAGCCATGCAGGCGAGGCCGTCCAGGCGACTGACGCCTGGTCGGTCAGCCATCGTGGGCGCAGGTGA
- a CDS encoding MFS transporter, whose product MAHGNPATSSGHGHAKPGEIAIGVIIGRTSEFFDFFVYAIASVIVFPKLVFPFVNELTGTLYSFGLFALAFAARPLGTVIFMAVDRRHGKGAKLVIALFLLGTATVAIAFLPGYNEIGVAAIWLLAAARAAQGIAWGGAWDGLASLLAMNAPARHRGWFAMVPQLGAPLGLIVASALFAFFAGNLSADDFFDWGWRYPFFVAFAINVVALFARLRMVATDEYSELFESRDLQPARVTETVTQEGRHILLGAFAPLASFALFHMVTVFPLSWVFLFTRESPVRFLIIEMIGAMVGVAAIVASGMIADRVGRKPLLIGSAIAIAVYSGFAPQLLDAGPLGETVYMVLGFVLLGLSFGQSSGAIASSFARAYRYTASALTSDLAWLFGAGFAPLAALLLATHFGLISAGAYLLSGAVWTLLALWLSGLREAEG is encoded by the coding sequence ATGGCTCACGGCAACCCGGCGACATCATCAGGTCACGGGCATGCGAAACCCGGCGAAATCGCCATCGGCGTCATCATCGGGCGCACATCGGAATTCTTCGACTTTTTCGTCTACGCGATCGCCTCGGTGATCGTGTTTCCGAAGCTGGTATTCCCGTTCGTCAACGAGCTGACCGGCACCCTCTATTCCTTCGGGCTGTTTGCCCTGGCCTTCGCCGCGCGCCCGCTCGGCACCGTCATCTTCATGGCGGTCGACCGCCGCCACGGCAAGGGCGCCAAGCTCGTCATCGCGCTGTTCCTGCTCGGCACCGCCACGGTGGCGATCGCGTTTCTGCCCGGCTACAACGAGATCGGCGTGGCGGCGATCTGGCTGCTCGCCGCGGCGCGGGCCGCGCAGGGCATCGCCTGGGGCGGCGCCTGGGACGGCCTGGCCTCGCTGCTCGCGATGAATGCGCCGGCGCGTCATCGCGGCTGGTTCGCGATGGTGCCGCAGCTCGGCGCCCCGCTTGGGCTGATCGTGGCGAGCGCGCTGTTCGCCTTCTTTGCCGGCAACCTGTCGGCGGACGATTTCTTCGACTGGGGCTGGCGCTATCCGTTCTTCGTCGCCTTCGCCATCAACGTCGTGGCGCTGTTCGCGCGGCTGCGCATGGTGGCGACGGATGAATATTCCGAGCTGTTCGAAAGCCGGGACCTGCAGCCGGCGCGCGTGACCGAAACGGTCACGCAGGAGGGCCGCCACATCCTGCTCGGGGCGTTCGCGCCGCTGGCGAGCTTCGCGCTATTCCACATGGTGACCGTGTTCCCGCTATCCTGGGTGTTCCTGTTCACCAGGGAAAGCCCGGTGCGCTTCCTGATCATCGAGATGATCGGCGCCATGGTCGGCGTCGCTGCGATCGTGGCGTCCGGCATGATCGCCGACCGCGTCGGACGCAAGCCGCTGCTGATCGGCTCGGCGATCGCGATCGCGGTGTATAGCGGCTTCGCCCCGCAACTGCTCGATGCCGGTCCGCTCGGCGAGACGGTCTACATGGTGCTGGGCTTCGTGCTGCTCGGCCTCTCGTTCGGCCAGTCCTCGGGCGCGATCGCTTCCAGCTTCGCGCGGGCCTATCGCTACACGGCCTCGGCGCTGACGTCCGATTTGGCTTGGCTGTTCGGCGCCGGCTTCGCACCGCTCGCGGCGCTGTTGCTGGCAACCCATTTCGGGCTGATCTCGGCAGGCGCCTACCTGCTGTCGGGCGCGGTCTGGACGCTGCTCGCGCTGTGGCTGAGCGGACTGCGCGAGGCGGAAGGCTGA
- the cyoA gene encoding ubiquinol oxidase subunit II, with protein MRALKLLALLPFAALLGGCDFVVLAPAGDVAAQQRDLVVISTVLMLLIVLPVMALTVFFAWRYRQSNTAVPYEPEWDHSTQLELVIWSAPLLIIVCLGALTWMGTHLLDPYRTLGRIDAGKPIESKDAPLNVEVVALDWKWLFIYPDYGVAAVNELAAPVDRPIRFRITASSVMNSFYIPALAGQIYAMPGMETKLHAVANEQGTFRGFSANYSGAGFSGMHFAFKSLSASDFDKWIANAKASSNMLGRSDYLQLERPSSNEPVRLYGSVDRDLYKAILNMCVEAGKMCVSEMMAIDAKGGLGREGLNNTLPLTYDKYARRGAPLGNEPTFVAGICSIDELKDTPSREIFAPSDMTPLRGVGMKRPPFSPAHPSSTSLLLGQRPKSES; from the coding sequence GTGCGCGCCTTGAAATTATTGGCCTTATTGCCGTTTGCGGCCCTGCTTGGCGGGTGCGATTTCGTCGTCCTGGCGCCAGCCGGCGACGTCGCCGCCCAGCAGCGCGACCTCGTCGTCATCTCGACCGTCCTGATGCTGCTGATCGTCCTGCCGGTGATGGCGCTGACGGTGTTCTTCGCCTGGCGCTACCGCCAGTCCAACACCGCCGTGCCCTACGAGCCGGAATGGGATCACTCCACCCAGCTCGAGCTCGTGATCTGGTCGGCGCCGCTCCTCATCATCGTTTGCCTGGGCGCGCTGACCTGGATGGGCACCCATCTGCTCGATCCCTACCGCACGCTCGGCCGCATCGACGCCGGCAAGCCGATCGAGAGCAAGGACGCGCCGCTCAATGTCGAGGTCGTCGCGCTCGACTGGAAGTGGCTGTTCATCTACCCCGACTACGGCGTCGCCGCCGTCAACGAGCTCGCCGCTCCGGTCGACCGCCCGATCCGCTTCCGCATCACGGCGTCCTCCGTGATGAACTCCTTCTACATCCCGGCACTGGCTGGCCAGATCTACGCCATGCCCGGCATGGAGACGAAGCTGCACGCGGTCGCCAACGAGCAGGGCACCTTCAGGGGCTTCTCCGCCAATTACAGCGGCGCCGGCTTCTCCGGCATGCACTTCGCGTTCAAGAGCCTCTCGGCCTCCGACTTCGACAAGTGGATCGCCAACGCCAAGGCCAGCAGCAACATGCTCGGCCGTTCCGACTACCTGCAGCTCGAACGCCCGAGCTCCAACGAGCCGGTGCGCCTCTACGGCTCGGTCGATCGCGATCTCTACAAGGCGATCCTCAACATGTGCGTCGAGGCCGGCAAGATGTGCGTCAGCGAGATGATGGCGATCGACGCCAAGGGCGGCCTCGGTCGCGAAGGTCTCAACAACACGCTGCCGCTGACCTACGACAAATACGCAAGGCGCGGCGCGCCGCTCGGCAACGAGCCGACCTTCGTCGCCGGCATCTGCTCGATCGACGAGCTGAAGGACACGCCGTCGCGCGAGATCTTCGCGCCGTCGGACATGACTCCGCTGCGCGGCGTCGGCATGAAGCGCCCGCCATTCTCTCCCGCCCATCCGTCATCGACGTCGCTGCTGCTCGGCCAGCGTCCGAAATCAGAGTCCTGA
- a CDS encoding ATP-binding protein, whose product MAAGTAVTPPAGSVPTGLPFDLTAPSPTDAATNRKNMALLIQLRWTAVIGQIVTIAFVQFWMGIALPLLPMAAVICGLVALNLVSLVWVRYRADINNRELLIALTLDVAALTTLLYLSGGATNPFTSLYLLQVTLGAVLLDAPSTWSLVALVCMSYAWLTGYYEPLALPQEGFGDAFSRYIAGTFIGLVLDAVLLVVFVTRINRNLRDRDARLAAMRQHAAEQDHIVRMGLLASGAAHELGTPLASLSVILSDWRRMPALASEPELSQDLGEMETSLQRCKTIVTGILLSAGEARGEGSSPTTVAAFLTALVDEWRTTRPSATLYFRNAFGADLPIVSDIALKQAIFNVLDNAAEVSRDWIELMAERKEDTLVLSVTDRGPGFSREVLPHVGKPYQSTKGSPGSGLGLFLVVNVVRKLGGVVTVRNRPDVGAAVRLELPLSTLVIGDELDG is encoded by the coding sequence ATGGCGGCAGGGACAGCCGTGACGCCGCCTGCCGGAAGCGTGCCGACCGGCCTGCCGTTCGACCTCACCGCACCTTCACCGACCGACGCCGCGACCAACCGCAAGAACATGGCGCTGCTGATCCAGCTGCGCTGGACGGCGGTGATCGGCCAGATCGTCACCATCGCCTTCGTCCAGTTCTGGATGGGCATCGCGCTGCCGCTCTTGCCGATGGCCGCCGTGATCTGCGGCCTGGTGGCGCTCAATCTCGTCAGCCTGGTCTGGGTGCGCTATCGCGCCGACATCAACAACCGCGAACTCCTGATCGCGCTGACGCTCGACGTGGCGGCGCTGACAACCCTGCTCTATCTCAGCGGCGGCGCCACCAATCCTTTCACTTCGCTCTATCTGCTGCAGGTGACGCTCGGCGCGGTACTGCTCGACGCGCCGTCGACCTGGTCGCTGGTGGCGCTGGTCTGCATGAGCTACGCCTGGCTTACCGGCTATTACGAGCCGCTGGCGCTGCCGCAGGAAGGATTTGGCGATGCGTTCAGCCGCTACATCGCCGGCACATTCATCGGCCTCGTGCTCGACGCGGTGCTGCTCGTGGTGTTCGTGACCCGGATCAACCGCAATCTGCGCGACCGCGACGCGCGGCTGGCCGCGATGCGCCAGCATGCCGCCGAGCAGGATCATATCGTGCGGATGGGCCTGCTGGCGTCCGGAGCCGCGCACGAGCTCGGTACGCCGCTCGCGTCGCTTTCGGTCATCCTGAGCGACTGGCGCCGGATGCCGGCGCTCGCCTCCGAGCCCGAGCTGTCGCAGGACCTCGGCGAGATGGAGACATCGCTGCAGCGCTGCAAGACGATCGTGACGGGCATCCTGCTGTCCGCGGGGGAAGCGCGCGGCGAAGGCTCCTCACCGACGACGGTTGCGGCCTTCCTGACGGCGCTGGTGGACGAATGGCGGACGACGCGGCCCTCGGCCACCCTGTACTTCCGCAATGCGTTCGGTGCCGATCTGCCGATCGTCTCCGACATCGCACTCAAGCAGGCGATCTTCAACGTGCTGGACAATGCCGCCGAGGTGTCGCGCGACTGGATCGAACTGATGGCGGAGCGGAAGGAGGACACGCTGGTGCTGTCGGTGACCGACCGCGGCCCGGGCTTCTCGCGCGAGGTGCTTCCGCATGTCGGCAAGCCCTATCAGTCGACCAAGGGCAGCCCCGGCAGCGGCCTCGGCCTGTTCCTGGTGGTCAACGTCGTACGCAAGCTTGGCGGCGTGGTGACGGTGCGCAACCGGCCCGATGTCGGCGCCGCGGTCCGGCTCGAGCTTCCGCTCTCGACGCTAGTGATCGGAGACGAGCTTGACGGATGA
- the cyoB gene encoding cytochrome o ubiquinol oxidase subunit I, producing the protein MFNNPEIIKAIFGRLNLDALPLHEPILVGTFAVVATGGLALFAAVTYFRLWGYLWREWFTTVDHKRIGIMYMILGIVMLLRGFADALMMRLQQAIAFNGSEGYLPAHHYDQVFTAHGVIMIFFVAMPLVTGLMNYVMPLQIGARDVSFPFLNNFSFWMTVGGAVLVMASLFVGEFARTGWLAYPPLSNIGYSPDVGVDYYIWGLQVAGVGTTLSGINLICTIVKLRAPGMTMMKMPVFTWTSLCTNVLIVASFPVLTAVLVLLSLDRYVGTNFFTNDFGGSPMMYVNLIWIWGHPEVYILVLPAFGIFSEVTATFSGKRLFGYTSMVYATVVITILSYLVWLHHFFTMGSGASVNSFFGITTMIISIPTGAKMFNWLFTMYRGRIRFELPMMWTVAFMLTFVIGGMTGVLLAVPPADFVLHNSLFLVAHFHNVIIGGVLFGLFAGINYWFPKAFGFRLDPFWGKLSFWFWVTGFYVAFMPLYVLGLMGVTRRLRVFDDPSLQIWFIIAGIGAFLILLGILSMLVQFAVSIMKREQLRDVTGDPWNGRTLEWATSSPPPSYNFAFTPVVYDNDAWWDMKRRGYKRPLSGFKPIHMPSNTGTGIILAGLATAMGFGLIWYIWWLAAVSFVALLAVAIGHTFNYHRDFNIPADEVGWVEDARTHLLAAGAKS; encoded by the coding sequence ATGTTCAACAATCCTGAAATCATCAAGGCGATCTTCGGCCGCCTCAATCTGGACGCGCTGCCGCTGCACGAGCCGATCCTGGTCGGCACCTTCGCCGTGGTCGCGACCGGCGGCCTCGCGTTGTTCGCCGCCGTCACCTATTTCCGGCTGTGGGGCTATCTGTGGCGCGAGTGGTTCACCACCGTGGACCACAAGCGCATCGGCATCATGTACATGATCCTCGGCATCGTAATGCTGCTGCGCGGCTTCGCCGACGCACTGATGATGCGCCTGCAGCAGGCGATCGCCTTCAACGGCTCGGAGGGCTACCTCCCCGCACACCACTACGACCAGGTCTTCACCGCGCACGGCGTGATCATGATCTTCTTCGTGGCGATGCCGCTGGTGACGGGCCTGATGAACTACGTCATGCCGCTGCAGATCGGCGCCCGCGACGTCTCCTTCCCGTTCCTGAACAATTTCAGCTTCTGGATGACGGTCGGCGGCGCGGTGCTGGTGATGGCCTCGCTGTTCGTCGGCGAATTCGCGCGCACCGGCTGGCTCGCCTATCCGCCGCTGTCGAACATCGGCTACAGTCCCGACGTCGGCGTCGACTATTACATATGGGGACTACAGGTCGCCGGCGTCGGCACGACGCTATCGGGCATCAACCTGATCTGCACCATCGTCAAGCTGCGCGCCCCGGGCATGACGATGATGAAGATGCCCGTCTTCACCTGGACCTCGCTCTGCACCAACGTCCTGATCGTCGCCTCCTTCCCGGTGCTGACGGCGGTGCTGGTGCTGCTGTCGCTCGACCGCTATGTCGGCACCAACTTCTTCACGAACGACTTCGGCGGCAGCCCGATGATGTACGTGAACCTGATCTGGATCTGGGGCCATCCCGAGGTCTACATCCTGGTGCTGCCGGCGTTCGGCATTTTCTCCGAGGTGACCGCGACGTTCTCGGGCAAGCGGCTGTTCGGCTACACCTCGATGGTCTACGCCACGGTCGTCATCACCATCCTGTCCTACCTGGTCTGGCTGCACCACTTCTTCACGATGGGCTCCGGCGCCAGCGTGAACTCGTTCTTCGGCATCACCACCATGATCATCTCGATCCCGACGGGCGCGAAGATGTTCAACTGGCTGTTCACGATGTATCGCGGCCGGATCCGCTTCGAGCTGCCGATGATGTGGACGGTGGCGTTCATGCTGACCTTCGTGATCGGCGGCATGACCGGCGTGCTGCTCGCGGTGCCGCCGGCCGACTTCGTGCTGCATAACAGCCTGTTCCTGGTCGCGCATTTCCACAACGTGATCATCGGCGGCGTGCTGTTCGGGCTGTTTGCCGGCATCAACTACTGGTTCCCGAAAGCGTTCGGCTTCAGGCTCGATCCGTTCTGGGGCAAGCTGTCGTTCTGGTTCTGGGTTACGGGTTTCTATGTCGCCTTCATGCCGCTCTACGTGCTCGGCCTGATGGGCGTCACCCGTCGCCTTCGCGTGTTCGACGATCCGTCCCTGCAGATCTGGTTCATCATCGCGGGCATCGGCGCCTTCCTGATCCTGCTCGGCATCCTCTCGATGCTGGTGCAGTTCGCAGTCAGCATCATGAAGCGCGAGCAGCTCCGCGACGTCACCGGCGATCCCTGGAACGGGCGCACGCTGGAATGGGCCACCTCGTCGCCGCCGCCGAGCTACAACTTCGCCTTCACGCCGGTCGTCTACGACAACGACGCGTGGTGGGACATGAAGCGCCGCGGCTACAAGCGTCCGCTGTCCGGCTTCAAGCCGATCCACATGCCCTCCAACACCGGAACCGGCATCATCCTCGCCGGCCTCGCGACGGCGATGGGATTCGGCCTGATCTGGTACATCTGGTGGCTTGCTGCCGTCAGCTTCGTCGCGCTGCTCGCGGTCGCGATCGGCCATACCTTCAACTATCACCGCGACTTCAACATCCCGGCGGATGAAGTGGGTTGGGTCGAAGATGCGCGGACGCATTTGCTTGCCGCTGGAGCCAAGTCATGA
- the cyoD gene encoding cytochrome o ubiquinol oxidase subunit IV, with protein sequence MTSDSHALPSEAGDHGHHAHDTAAHGTLSSYLIGFGLSVVLTAVPFWLVMTGAIADKQVTALIVLLLAAVQIVVHMVYFLHMNTRSENGWTMMALIFTVIMVVIALTGSLWVMHHLNINMMPMHDMSQMP encoded by the coding sequence ATGACATCAGACTCTCACGCCCTGCCATCCGAAGCCGGCGATCACGGCCACCACGCCCATGATACGGCGGCGCATGGCACGCTCTCGAGCTACCTGATCGGCTTCGGCCTCTCCGTCGTCCTCACCGCGGTGCCGTTCTGGCTGGTGATGACCGGTGCGATCGCGGACAAGCAGGTGACCGCGCTGATCGTGCTGCTGCTCGCCGCGGTGCAGATCGTGGTGCACATGGTCTACTTCCTGCACATGAACACCCGTTCCGAGAACGGCTGGACCATGATGGCTCTGATCTTCACGGTCATCATGGTGGTGATCGCACTGACTGGCTCGCTGTGGGTCATGCATCACCTCAACATCAACATGATGCCGATGCACGACATGAGCCAGATGCCGTGA
- a CDS encoding response regulator transcription factor encodes MTDERQLLIVEDDAGFARTLKRSFERRGYGVVVAASLDEVRGLLEQQSPGYAVVDLKLAGGASGLACVEALHAHDPEMLIVVLTGFASIATAVEAIKLGACHYLAKPSNTDDIEAAFQKAAGNADIEVGARPTSIKTLEWERIHQTLIETDFNISETARRLGMHRRTLARKLEKQRVK; translated from the coding sequence TTGACGGATGAACGCCAGCTTCTGATCGTCGAGGACGACGCCGGCTTTGCCCGCACGCTCAAACGTTCGTTCGAGCGCCGCGGCTACGGCGTCGTCGTCGCGGCCTCGCTCGACGAGGTCCGCGGGCTGCTGGAGCAGCAATCGCCCGGTTATGCTGTCGTTGACCTCAAGCTCGCTGGCGGCGCCTCCGGCCTTGCCTGCGTGGAAGCGCTGCATGCGCATGATCCGGAGATGCTGATCGTCGTGCTGACGGGCTTCGCCAGCATCGCCACCGCGGTCGAAGCCATCAAGCTCGGCGCCTGCCACTATCTGGCGAAGCCATCGAACACCGACGACATCGAGGCCGCGTTCCAGAAAGCGGCCGGCAACGCCGACATCGAGGTCGGCGCGCGTCCCACTTCGATCAAGACGCTGGAATGGGAACGCATCCACCAGACTCTGATCGAGACCGATTTCAACATCTCCGAAACCGCCCGCCGGCTCGGCATGCACCGCCGCACGCTGGCGCGCAAGCTCGAGAAGCAGCGGGTGAAGTAG
- a CDS encoding CarD family transcriptional regulator, with protein sequence MPEKTAKTAAKAAAAKTTAAAKVAPKPATAHKSAAAHKPAAPKAAAPAVAPKAAAKPAAAPRAEEKKVVTQRQGFKANEFVVYPAHGVGQILAIEEQEIAGAKLELFVINFMKDKMTLRVPTAKVANVGMRKLSEPALVKKALETLKGRARVKRTMWSRRAQEYEAKINSGDIVAIAEVVRDLYRSESQPEQSYSERQLYEAALDRLSREIAVVQHSTETEAVKEIESQLAKSPRRGAKAEAAEGDAEGDADGDDLDSDGDDTAVADEAA encoded by the coding sequence ATGCCAGAAAAGACTGCCAAGACTGCCGCGAAAGCGGCAGCTGCGAAGACCACTGCCGCCGCGAAGGTCGCCCCCAAGCCTGCCACTGCGCATAAGTCGGCCGCCGCGCACAAGCCGGCTGCTCCGAAGGCTGCCGCTCCCGCCGTTGCTCCGAAGGCTGCCGCCAAGCCGGCCGCCGCACCGCGTGCGGAAGAGAAGAAGGTCGTGACCCAGCGTCAGGGCTTCAAGGCCAACGAATTCGTCGTCTATCCGGCTCACGGCGTCGGTCAGATCCTGGCCATCGAGGAGCAGGAGATCGCGGGCGCCAAGCTCGAGCTGTTCGTGATCAATTTCATGAAGGACAAGATGACGCTGCGCGTTCCGACGGCGAAGGTCGCCAATGTCGGCATGCGCAAGCTGTCGGAGCCGGCGCTGGTCAAGAAGGCGCTGGAGACGCTGAAGGGCCGCGCCCGCGTCAAGCGCACCATGTGGTCGCGCCGCGCCCAGGAATACGAAGCGAAGATCAATTCGGGCGACATCGTCGCGATCGCCGAGGTGGTCCGCGATCTCTATCGCTCGGAATCGCAGCCCGAGCAGTCCTACTCCGAACGCCAGCTCTATGAAGCGGCGCTCGACCGCCTGTCGCGCGAAATCGCCGTGGTGCAGCACTCGACCGAGACCGAAGCGGTCAAGGAAATCGAGAGCCAGCTCGCCAAGAGCCCGCGCCGCGGCGCCAAGGCCGAAGCTGCGGAAGGCGACGCCGAGGGCGATGCCGACGGGGACGACCTCGACTCCGATGGCGACGACACCGCGGTGGCCGACGAAGCCGCGTAA
- the cyoC gene encoding cytochrome o ubiquinol oxidase subunit III — translation MTVATVSTQNSEPVFHVIDEHAHPEGASTMLGFWIYLMSDCLIFAILFATFGVLGGNYAAGPAPKDLFDLKLVALNTTMLLLSSITYGFAMLTMEKSKIGATQAWLTITGLFGLAFLGIELTEFAHMIHEGATPQRSAFLSSFFTLVGTHGLHVTFGLVWLTTLMVQVARFGLIEANRRRLMCLSMFWHFLDVVWIGVFTFVYLLGMLR, via the coding sequence ATGACTGTAGCAACCGTCTCCACGCAGAATTCCGAACCGGTCTTCCACGTAATCGACGAGCACGCGCATCCGGAAGGCGCCAGCACCATGCTGGGCTTCTGGATCTACCTGATGAGCGACTGCCTCATCTTCGCGATCCTGTTCGCGACCTTCGGCGTGCTCGGCGGCAACTACGCCGCAGGTCCTGCGCCGAAGGATCTGTTCGATCTCAAGCTCGTCGCGCTCAACACGACGATGCTGCTGCTGTCCTCGATCACTTATGGCTTCGCCATGCTGACGATGGAGAAATCGAAGATCGGCGCGACGCAGGCCTGGCTTACCATCACCGGGCTGTTCGGCCTCGCGTTCCTCGGCATCGAGCTCACCGAGTTCGCCCACATGATCCATGAGGGCGCGACGCCGCAGCGCAGCGCCTTCCTGTCGTCCTTCTTCACGCTGGTCGGCACCCACGGCCTGCACGTCACCTTCGGCCTGGTCTGGCTGACCACGCTGATGGTGCAGGTCGCGCGTTTCGGCCTGATCGAGGCCAACCGGCGCCGCCTGATGTGCCTCTCCATGTTCTGGCACTTCCTGGACGTGGTCTGGATCGGCGTCTTTACCTTCGTCTACCTCCTGGGAATGCTGCGATGA
- a CDS encoding SURF1 family protein, with protein sequence MRSSRPSLLLFTLGMLGVVLLTALGVWQIERRTWKLALIERVEQRIHAAPAPLPAPSSWPAVTAASDEYRRVTVTGTFLNADEALVQAVTVDGPGFWVVTPLRTADGTTVLVNRGFVPAEKRDPATRREGDPQGAVSVTGLLRMSEPKGGFLRSNDAAAGRWYSRDVAAIAATHGLSQVAPFFIDADATPNPGGYPVGGLTVVRFHNSHLIYALTWFALAFMLAGALLRAVRGRGRAGGSDPRRAAVRRLIGAARNLSRNPGPDARAHIGSA encoded by the coding sequence ATGCGGTCTTCCAGGCCCTCTTTGTTGCTCTTCACGCTCGGCATGCTGGGCGTGGTGCTGCTGACCGCGCTCGGCGTCTGGCAGATCGAGCGCAGGACCTGGAAGCTGGCTTTGATCGAGCGGGTCGAGCAGCGCATTCATGCCGCGCCCGCTCCGCTGCCGGCCCCCTCATCGTGGCCGGCAGTGACCGCCGCCAGCGACGAATACCGCCGCGTCACCGTGACCGGCACCTTCCTGAACGCGGACGAGGCCCTGGTTCAGGCCGTGACCGTCGACGGTCCCGGCTTCTGGGTGGTGACCCCGCTGCGAACCGCCGACGGAACCACCGTGCTGGTCAACCGAGGTTTCGTCCCGGCCGAGAAGCGCGATCCCGCGACACGGCGCGAGGGCGATCCACAGGGCGCGGTGAGCGTCACCGGCCTGCTGCGGATGTCGGAACCGAAGGGCGGTTTCCTGCGCAGCAACGACGCCGCGGCCGGCCGCTGGTACTCGCGCGACGTCGCCGCGATTGCGGCCACGCATGGCTTGTCGCAGGTCGCGCCCTTCTTTATCGACGCCGACGCCACCCCGAACCCCGGCGGTTACCCGGTCGGCGGGCTCACCGTCGTGCGGTTTCACAACAGCCACCTGATTTACGCGCTGACATGGTTCGCGCTCGCCTTTATGCTGGCAGGTGCACTCCTGCGCGCCGTACGCGGCAGGGGTCGCGCCGGCGGCTCCGATCCACGACGGGCCGCCGTGCGCCGCCTGATCGGCGCAGCCCGCAACCTGTCTCGCAACCCAGGCCCAGATGCTCGAGCGCACATCGGATCTGCATGA